TGCAATCCCACATCCTTTACCACTTAACTTACATTTAGGGACCTTAGCTGACGATCTGGGCTGTTGCCCTTTCGACTATGAATCTTATCACCCACAGTCTGACTCCCAAGTATAAGATGACGGCATTCGGAGTTTGATAGTCTTCGGTAGGTGCAATACCCCCTAGGACATTCAGTGCTCTACCTCCGTATCTCTCACCTTGAGGCTAGCCCTAAAGCTATTTCGGGGAGAACCAGCTATCTCCGGGCTCGATTGGAATTTCACCGCTACCCACAAGTCATCCCCGAGCTTTTCAACGCTCGTGGGTTCGGACCTCCACGAAATTTTACTTTCGCTTCATCCTGCTCATGGGTAGGTCGCCCGGTTTCGGGTCTACGTCAAGTAACTGAACGCTCAGTTAAAACTCGCTTTCGCTACGGCTCCACACCTTAAGTGCTTAACCTTGCTACTTAACGTAACTCGTTGGCCCGTTCTACAAAAAGTACGCGGTCACACAAGAAATGTGCTTCCACAGCTTGTAAGTGCAGGGTTTCAGGTTCTATTTCACTCCCCTCCCGGGGTTCTTTTCACCTTTCCCTCACGGTACTATACGCTATCGGTCACTAGGTAGTATTTAGCCTTGGAGGGTGGTCCCTCCTGCTTCCCACAGGGTTTCACGTGTCCCGTGGTACTCTGGATCATATCTGAAGTCTTCTCGTTTAACATACAGGACTATTACCTTCTGTGGTGGGTCTTTCCAAACCTCTTCAATTACGATACCTCTTCGTTTATGATATGTCCGCAACCCCAATAAAGAAAACTTTATTGGTTTGGGCTATTCCGCGTTCGCTCGCCGCTACTTACGGAATCGAATTTCTTTCTCTTCCTTCAGGTACTTAGATGTTTCAGTTCCCTGAGTTCCCCTCATTAAGCTATGTATTCACTTAATGATACTTAGACATTACTCTAAGTGAGTTTCCTCATTCGGAAATCTTCGGATCAAAGTTTACGTGCAACTCCCCGAAGCTTATCGCAGCTTATCGCGTCCTTCATCGGCTCCTAGTGCCAAGGCATCCGCCCTGCACCCTTAATAACTTGACCAGTTAAAAAGGTTTGATAGATTAGAAGCTATCAACTTCGATAATTTTAAAAAGTTATCAGCTTTATATATTACAAATTAGATGTCATATCACTAAATATATATGCAGTTTTCAAAGTGCTAACGCACGTCGCCAACAAACAAACTTCACATGCGTTCAGTTTATTCTGTTGCTTAAAGTGCTAACGCACAGCGCCAACGGATAAATCCCGTTGCTTAAAGTGCTAATTGAGTATTCGTAAAAACGAACCCTCAAAATTAAACAGTAGGCAATTCTCCTTAGAAAGGAGGTGATCCAGCCGCACCTTCCGATACGGCTACCTTGTTACGACTTCACCCCAGTTATTGATTCCACCTTCGACGACTTCTTCCAAAAGGTTAGATAATCGGCTTCGGGCGTCTCCAACTCCCGTGGTGTGACGGGCGGTGTGTACAAGACCCGGGAACGCATTCACCGCAGCATTCTGATCTGCGATTACTAGTAACTCCAGCTTCATGTAGGCGAGTTTCAGCCTACAATCCGAACTGAGAGTAGCTTTAAGGGATTAGCTCCACCTTACGGCTTGGCAACCCTCTGTACTACCCATTGTAGCACGTGTGTAGCCCTAAGCATAAGGGGCATGATGATTTGACGTCATCCCCACCTTCCTCCAGGTTATCCCTGGCAGTCTCTCTAGAGTGCCCAACTTAATGATGGCAACTAAAGACAAGGGTTGCGCTCGTTGCGGGACTTAACCCAACATCTCACGACACGAGCTGACGACAACCATGCACCACCTGTCACCAATGTCCCCGAAGGGAACTCTCCGATTAAGGAGATGTCATTGGGATGTCAAGCTTAGGTAAGGTTCTTCGCGTTGCTTCGAATTAAACCACATGCTCCGCTACTTGTGCGGGTCCCCGTCAATTCCTTTGAGTTTCACTCTTGCGAGCGTACTTCCCAGGCGGAGTACTTAATGCGTTAGCTGCGGCACCGAGGGGGGTAACCCCCGACACCTAGTACTCATCGTTTACAGCGTGGACTACCAGGGTATCTAATCCTGTTTGCTCCCCACGCTTTCGTGCCTCAGCGTCAGTTACAGTCCAGAGAGCCGCCTTCGCAACTGGTGTTCCTCCTAATATCTACGCATTTCACCGCTACACTAGGAATTCCACTCTCCTCTCCTGCACTCAAGTCTCCCAGTTTCAAGAGCTTACTACGGTTGAGCCGTAGCCTTTCACTCCTGACTTGAAAGACCGCCTACGCACCCTTTACGCCCAGTAAATCCGGATAACGCTAGCCCCCTACGTATTACCGCGGCTGCTGGCACGTAGTTAGCCGGGGCTTCCTCCTCAAGTACCGTCATTATCTTCCTTGAGGACAGAGTTTTACGACCCGAAGGCCTTCATCACTCACGCGGCGTTGCTGCATCAGGCTTTCGCCCATTGTGCAATATTCCCCACTGCTGCCTCCCGTAGGAGTTTGGACCGTGTCTCAGTTCCAATGTGGCCGATCACCCTCTCAGGTCGGCTACTGATCGTCGCCTTGGTAAGCCGTTACCTTACCAACTAGCTAATCAGACGCGGGTCCATCCTGTACTGGCTCACCTTTGATATTCAAGAGATGCCTCTCAAATATGTTATCCCGTATTAGCATACCTTTCGGTATGTTATCCGTGTGTACAGGGTAGGTTACCCACGCGTTACTCACCCGTCCGCCGCTCTTTACCGAAGTAAATCGCTCAACTTGCATGTGTTAGGCACGCCGCCAGCGTTCATCCTGAGCCAGGATCAAACTCTCAAATAAAAGTTTATCAGGCTCAGATACTATTGTTATCAAAATATCTGGCTTTATGGTTTGTTTCTTGTTTTTATAAATTAACCTACTGTTTAATTTTCAAAGTTCATTTTTTGTGCTTGTCTTTTTCATGTTTGCCCTTTTCTTAAGGACAAGTAATACTATATCACCTTAAAAATAATCCGTCAATACTTTTCAAGTTATTTTTTTTAATTTATTTAACTTTTATTGTCATATATTCTACTATAATGTAGTAATACCATAGCCTCAATCAATTTTAATATATTTATATTTTTTTATGAAAAATCACAATTGCTTATCTTAATTATTGATATTTTAAATATTCCTATATACAAGTTCAACAGTTATAATAGAAATCTCTATATATAAATTGAAAAAATACAGTAGAAAATACAGATAATAAATAAGAATATAGAAATAGATATAAATAAATGTAATCACAAAAGAAGAAGTATCAATACAGTTATAATAAACTTATCAATACTTCTTCTTTTATAATCTATCTTTTTAATATTGTAATCTATTTAATTTTAATTTACATATTACCTCATAGCTCTCATAGCATTTAGTACTGCAATAAGTGCTACTCCTACATCAGCAAATATAGCCTCCCACATAGTAGCTATTCCTCCAGCTCCTAGTGCCATAACTATAATTTTTACACCTAGAGCAAATATTATATTTTGCCATACTATCTTATTAGTCTTATTTGCTATTTCAATGGCTTTAGATATCTTACTTGGTTCATCTGTCATAAGTACTACATCTGCTGCTTCAATAGCTGCATCTGAACCTAAACCTCCCATTGCTATACCAACATCTGCTCTAGCTAAAACTGGTGCATCATTTATTCCATCACCTACAAAAGCTATTTTTTCTTTTTCTGTTCTACCTTCATACAACTCTTCTAGTCTATCTACCTTTTCATTAGGAAGTAAATTAGAGTAAACTACATCTAACTCCAACTCTTGAGCAATGTTTTTTGCTACTTTTTCATTATCTCCAGTTAGCATTACAACTTTTTTTACTCCTATTGATTTCAAACTTCTTATAGCATTTTTACTATCTTCTTTTATCTCATCAGATATAACTATATATCCTCTATACATTTTATCAACAGCAATATACACTACTGTTCCTACTTCTTTAGCTGGTGAATAGAATATATTTTCCTTTTTCATAAGTTTCTCATTACCTGCCAATATAAGTTCACCATTGTATTTTACTCTGATTCCATAGGCTGCTATTTCCTCATAACTATCTATTGTATTTAAATCAATTTTTTTACTATAGTAGCTTAATATAGATTTTGCTATTGGATGATTTGAGTTTACTTCTGCAAGAGCTGCATATTGTAATAATTCTTCTTCTGATATTCCAACAGGATTTAACTTAGTTACATTAAATACACCTTTAGTAAGAGTACCTGTTTTATCGAACACTACTGTATCTACACTTCTTAAAGCCTCTAAATAATTACTTCCCTTAATAAGGATACCATTTTTAGATGCAAATCCAATACCACTAAAGAAACTAAGTGGTATTGATAAAACCAATGCACAAGGACAAGAAACAACCAAGAATATCAATCCTCTGTATAACCAATCGCTAAATACTTCCCCTGAGATAACAAGTGGTGGTACAAATGCTATCAATAAAGCAGCTATAACTACTATTGGAGTATAGTATCTTGAAAATTTAGATATAAAATTTTCTGTTTTTGATTTTTTCATACTAGAGTTTTCAACAAGGTCAAGTATTTTTGAAACTGTTGATTCTCCAAAGCTCTTTGTAACTTCAATAGTAAGTAAAGCATTCTTATTTATAACACCTGATAAAATTTCGTCCCCTTTTTCAACTTCCCTTAACACAGACTCTCCTGTAAGTGCAGAAGTGTCTAACATAGATACTCCATCTATTACAAAACCATCTAATGGCACTTTTTCACCAGGTTTTACTACTATTATATCACCTATATTTACTTCTTCTGGAGATACTACTTTAACTTCAGAGTTAACCTTTAGATTTGCATAATCTGGTCTTATTTGCATAAGTGAAGTTATAGACTTTCTAGACTTTCCAACTGCAACACCTTGTAAATACTCTCCTATTTTATAGAAAAGCATAACCCCTACTGCTTCTGATAATTCTCCTATTAATAATGCTCCTACTGTTGCTAGAGCCATTAAGAAGTTTTCATCAAATACTCTTCCTTTTGTTATATTTCTTAGTGCTCTTAAAAGTACATCTCCACCTACTATCACATAAGCAACTATAAATACTATGTTGCTAAATTGACTTTCAAATCCTGTTGCTGTCTGATATATACCAAAGATATATACAAGAGCTCCGATTATAAGTGGAATTAATTCTTTTTTATTTGTATCGCTAACAGTTTCTGACTTTTCAACCATTCTAGACTTTGTCTTATCAGAAGACTCTACTTGTATATCAAGTCCTGGTTCTGTTGAGTCTATTATTTCTTTTATTTTATTTACAACAGTATCTTCTTCAAAAGTACTTATTATATTTACTGTAAGTTTTTTATTTACAAAATTCAAATTAGAAGATTCAACTTCTTTTAATTTAGAAACTTTGTTGTTAATCTCTTCTGCACAATGTGCACAATTTAATCCCCCTAGTATAAACTCTTTTTTAATTGATGTTTTGTTAGATATTTTATTGTCTTTAGAGCTTATTTGTATATTAAGTCCTGGTTCCGTTGAATCTATTATCTCTATTATCTTTTCTATAGTATTTTCTTCATCAAAACTATTTTCTATATTTACTGTAAGTTTTTTATTTATAAAATTTAGATTAGAAGACTTAACCTCTTGTAACTTAGAAACTTTGTTGTTAATCTCTTCTGCACAATGTGCACAATTCAATCCTCCTAATATAAATTCCTTTTTAATTAGATTATTTGCTTCCATATACATTCACTCCTCTCATTTATCATTTATAAGTCTCTCTAATATGATTTAATCCACAGTCAAATATTTGACTTATATGGCTATCATCTAATGAGTAATATACTGTCTTTCCATCTCTTCTAAATTTTACTAATCTAGCCTGTTTTAATACTCTAAGTTGGTGAGATATTGCAGAGTGAGTCATATTTAATAAACTTGCTATATCACATACACACATTTCATTTGCAAACAATGCATATAATATCTTTACTCTAGTAGTATCTCCAAATACCTTAAATAATTCTGCTAAATCATATAACATTTCCTCATCTGGCATAGTTGACTTAGCTTCTGTTACTATTTCCTCATGTATTATATTACAACTACAATCATTTATCTCTTCTCTCATTATATAATCCTCCGTTATTTTAATATATGAATAACTGTTCATATGTTCATTATATGCTATTATATCTGATTTCGCAACAATATTTTTTTATTTATTTAATAATAATTAGAATGCACATATTATGGACGTTTTTAATATATATATTATTAGAATAAGTTTTTGTAAACTTTTTTATAGTTTTTCTAGGAGGTGCAAGTTTAATATGAGTAATAAGAAAAAAAAGAACTTAGATACTAGCTACATGCCTTACTTAGACCCTGCTAATTATGCAGATTATATTACTAACGAAGAAATTCCCCAAGATGAGTTGAGAAATGATCCACAAATCCCTAGTGGTTATACAAAAATACCTAATAATCAGAACATAAGTAACATTTATCCTAATAGCGTAAATAATTATCCTAAAAGTAGTAATTCTCCAAACAACTTGCCTAACACAAATAATACATCTGGAAATATGAACTACAACACATCTAATCCAAACAATATGCCTAACAACATGAACTATAATACATCTAATAATATGAATAATATGGGTGTACCTACTAATATGTCTGGTAACATGAATAATAATATGGGTATGCCTAACAATATGTCCAGTAACATGAATAATAATATGGGTGTACCTACTAATATGTCTGGTAACATGAATAATAATATGGGTATGCCTAACAACATGTCTGGCAACATGAATAATAATATGGGTATGCCTAGCAATATGTCTGGTAACATGAATAATATGGGTATGCCTAATAACATGCCTGGTAATATGAATAATAATATGGGTATGCCTAACAATATGTCTGGTAACATGAATAATATGGGATATAATATGAATAACATGGGTATTCCTAACTTATCATGTAATCAAAATATGCCTGCTAATGTAATTATGATGATACCAGGTGTTATATGTCATAATACAATGAATGGTATGCCTGTAGTTATGCCTAGTAATATGCCTTCTAACATGTATCCGACTCCTTATGGTTCTAGTAATATGTCTATACAAAGCATACCACAAACTAATATTGAGGAGTTTGATGAGGAAGAAATGTAAAATATTTTTATTTTTCGAATAAATTGTATAAAACCTTAATAATTGAACATAATAGTAAATGTATTCCTCATAATATTCCCCCAATATTATTATAGGTATAAAATTTTGATTGAATATACTTTTATTTAGTCAAAAAATATTAACATAATCTAATAAAATAAATGTATACAAAAAATCAGATAAAATAAAATTTTATCTGATTTTTTATTTGTATTTAACTTAGTCCTTAAAAGGTATCACTGCATATCACTATTTGTTTGATGTTCATGGAAGTATCTCACAAAACCTCTTAAATCAATATCTAGAATGAATATTTTCAGTTTTCTATTAAGTTTACTAGCTCTATGTTATAATGACTCTAACAAGTTATTAGCTTATTTATAGGAGGTATTATTTTGAATAAAATATGTATATTTTACTTCTCTGGAACTGGTATGACAAGCTATATTGTAAATAAAATAAAACAAGAGTTTGAAAATCAACACATTTATGTTGATTGCATAAGAATTGAAAATATAAAGATGTCTAATATTCATTTAACATCATATGATTCAGTAGGAATAGCTTATCCAGTACATTCCTTTAATGCACCTAAAATTGTATTAGACTTTGTAAAACACTTGCCAAAAACAGACTCTATGGATACATTCATAATTCATACAGCTGGAGAAGAACATTATATAAATTATGCCTCGTCCAATTTACTAATCAAAAGATTGAATACTAAAGGTTTCAAAGTATTTTATAATAAATTGTTTGCTATGCCATCAAATTTTATGATTAAATATGATGACCAAAAAACAAAAGAACTTATCAATGACGCAGATAAAACAATACCTCTTACTGTACATAATTTAATAAATCGGATTTCATATCTACCAACTAGTAGAACTTCAGTAAAATTTTTAGCTTTCTTTGGTAGATTAGAGTGGTATGGTGCTCGTATTTTAGGTAAGTTTTTCTATGTTAAAGATACTTGTACTCACTGTGGCAAATGTGCCAACAATTGTCCTAAGCATAATATAAATATTACCAAGTATAAAGTTAAATTTAATTGGAGTTGTTGTTTGTGCATGAGATGTATTTATAATTGTCCTGAACAATCAGTCTATATACATCAGCCATTTAAGTTCATCCGTCTTGATAGTTGGTATGATTCTAATATATTTACAAACAAATAAAATATTTTTATTTTTTTTAATAAATTGTATAAAATTTTAATAATTGACCACAATAATAAATGTATTCCTCATAATATTCCCCCAATATTATAGAAATAAATTTAAGCGAGATTAAATTCAGTTAATCTCGCTTAAATAATGCCCAAAATCATATATTATTCCAAAAAGTCATCAAAGTCTATTGAATCTGACTCTGCAAAATCGTATAAAGCATTTTGCTCAAAGAAAAATTTCTCCTCAAATTTAATGTATTTACTATAATTAGACTGACTTATTTCATTAATACAATTACAATCATCATCACTATAAGTCCCTATAAAAAACTTGTTCCCCATTAAGTAATATATAGCTTTCATATCATTATTTATTATATATACATTTTCTTTTACATGGTCATTATTAAAATTAAATCTAGTAAAAAATATCCCTTCATTCATATTACTTTTTAATAAAAATGGATTTTCTTCATAAAACACTTTTGCAAATTCATCAGGTGAACTTACACTATATACACTTACAAATTCACTCTTAGAAATTTCATCAAAAACCTCAAAATCGTACATAGGCTCTTTATCCGTTACTAACATAGAACTAATTTTAAAGCCAGTTTCATTACATTTACTTATACAAAAAGCTATTTTACATGTGTAATACCCATCATTATCTTCATATAAAGCCTCGCTAATATACCTACCTTGTCCTTTATTGCTTACTGTATTTTTAAGCAATGTGCCATTGATATTTGTAATATGCATATTTGCAATCTCATCACTCCCAGAAAAATATCTTAAGCTTTCTCTGTCCCATGCTATAAACCTCATAGTCATATAGTTTATAAATTCAACTTCCTCATCAACTCTTTTACATATTTTATTATATAATTTTTCTATAGTTAAATCTGTTTTATAATTTTTTATAATGTCAATGTATTCACATTTATCTCCAGGCAATACCTTGTTATAGCAAATATTCTTATTTCCAAAATAATATACTAAAAACAGAGATTCTTCCTCTGTTAATCCAATCCTATCTGAGCCAAATCCACCCATTAATCTTTCTTCTTCCCTATAAGCTTCTTCTTGTGTTGGATTTTTCAAACTCACATAATCCGCCAAACCCAATCCTTCTGCATCCAATAAAAAATATTGACAAAAGTGATTGTTTTTATTGTCTATCCAATTTATTATAAGACCCAAGCTCCCCATAAGTCTAGAATTTGTAACCTTTGCAAAATTAAAATTCATACAATCACATCCTTTAAAATTTAAAATCCTTGTTTTTTAATATATAAATTATTATACATATATTTTAACAACTTAGGTACAATTTATAATATAATATAAGGAAATGATTAATTGAGGTGGTTTTTATGAAAAATATAGCAGCTTTCTTTGATATAGATGGTACTCTTTATAGAGACTCTCTTATGGTTGAACATTTTAAGAAATTAATTAAATATGATATAATTGACCAAAAAAATTGGTATAAACATGCCAGAGATACATTTATGGATTGGGATAAAAGACAAGGAAACTATGATGATTACCTACTAGAAATATGTAATCTTTATGTTGACTCCTTAAAAGGCTTAGACAAAACTTGCATTAACTTTACAAGTGACCAAGTAATTAAATTAAAAGCAGATAGAGTTTATAAATACACACGTTCAAGGATTGATTGGCATCTAAATCAAGGTCATATAGTTATCTTTATTTCTGGTAGCCCTGGGTTTTTGGTTGAAAAAATGGCTAAAAAATACAATGTAACTGACTTCTTAGGAAGTGATTATGTATTTGAAAATGATATATTTACAGGAACAGTCATACCAATGTGGGATTCTATAAGTAAAAATAATGCTATAAACAATTTTGTTGTAAAATATGATTTAGACTTATTAAACTCATATGCTTATGGCGATACTAATGGTGATATAAATATGTTAAAAAGAGTTGGAAATCCAATAGCAATAAATCCAACGAAAGAACTTTTAGCTCAAATATCACTTAACAAGGAAATTTCTAAAAATGTTGAAATAATAGTAGAAAGAAAAGACATTATCTATTCTTTATCTACAGATGTGAATATGGTAGATATTTAATTTATATCAGTTATTTTAAAGTCTTCTATAACAAAAATCTTATTATAATAAAGGATGTCATAATCAAAATGATATCCTTTATTTTTATTTTAAATCTTTAACATAATTAACTGAAAAATCAATAAGCTTTTTACCTACTCCACATTTTACAAAATCTGGATGTACAACAAATGTATGTATAGCAAATATATCTATATAATCCGATTCAAAGTTCAATTTAAAGTCAAAATTTTTAATACTATATGACAACATAAAAAGACTCTGACATAAAAATCAAAGCCTTTTTTATTATATAAACTAATACATATGTTAATTTTATTTTTATATTTTAATGCACCTTCACAAAGGTATTATCTATATACAAATTAAAATCATTCTAAAGTAAAACATTAGGTCAGTTGTTATTTTTAAATAGCATTTTTCTTAACCTGTTATTGTAATAACCTATAAAAGAACTGTAAACATAGTCATATACTATAAAGGCTACTTCAAATGAGCCTATAATAAAAATATTTATTGGAATATACACTATTGTTCTTAATAAAAAATACAATATCAGTATCATTATATTTGCAAATACTAACTTCATAAAATACTCAATATATATTGACCTATCTTTTTCTATAAGATATTTTACAATACCATATATTCCAAAGGTAAGTGAATACACAATCCATTGAGACTTACTTGCCATCACTATAAATCCTAAAGCTATAGAACCTATATAAAAAGCAATACCACTTTTAAATCCCCATTCCATTATTACAATTGATACTAAAAGTGATGCTAACCCCATAATAAACAATGTATTTACAGGAATAATATTCGTAAGAATCAACAATATTACATTTAATGCTAATAAAACGCCTCCATAAGCAACTTTTATACTCATATTTATCATCCTAACAACAAGATATTAAATCTCCGCCAAAACATTCACAACATGAATCTAAACACCAAAGTTTAGCACAGTTTTCACAACAATCGTCACCTAGACAACAGCAACAATCATCACAACAGCAACAACATCCACCTAGGTCATTACGTCTTCTTCTATTATAGTTATCTGCTCTGTTGCTATAGTCATTTCTATATTGTGTATAACTTCTAAGTGCATCACTATATTCATGGTTTTCAGGCTCCATAAATTTTGCTCTTTTCAAGAAGTCTTCTCCTTCTTCATAATATCCAATATTCATCGCAGAAAAACCAGTTAGATAATACCATTCTGCACATTTGTCAGTTAAAGTTTTTAAAAAATCATATGCTTTTCTAAATTCACTATTTTCCATAAAAGCTCTTGCTCTCATAAAATTTTCATTATTATAAGTATTACTGTACATTCTTTCCACCTCTGCTTTCTAATATATTCATATATCTTAAATAAACACCAGAATAAATTATATTTTCTATTATTCCAACATTTAGATTTAGATTTAAATTATCAATTCCTCTAGCCAAAAAACCTAATGATGTTACAATTATTTTTTTTACCTTTTCTTTCAACTCATCATTTTTATCTATATATTCTATAAAAGGATTATATCTTCCTTTCTTAAAATCTTCATCTAAATCTTCATAGGCATCTAGTAGGTATATATACTTACCTATATTAAATCCTATCATTCTTAAGTTTCTCTCATTTTCGTCTTTTTTATATGCAAATACTTCTCCCATTATATTTCCAAAGACATTAGACACTTCATCTATATTTATATTTTTGTCCTTTTCCAACTTATTTAATTCATTTAATTGTTGCTTTATATACTCAGCTTTTTCAGGATATTTCTCATATGCTAAGTTTAATTTGTTTTTATATATATAATATGCTAATTTATCTTTTATGCGTTTATCATCCATTAAATTATCTTCTAATTTATAATACGTTAAAAGAACATTCATACTTGCTGCATATTCTGTAATATCATTTGTAATTATCTTTTTTTTCTTAAGTGGACTAACTACACACACTTCTTCTGTACTTGTAGACTCTGGTTTATATACTGAAGTTAATAGAATAATTAGAAATGTTATATCGTAGTTTAAAGAAAACCTTGAGATTTCTCCATGATTTCTTTTTAGATACTTACATAACCCACAATAATAAGCTTTATAGTGGTCATATTCTCTAAATGTTAAATCCATTTTGTTTATTTTAACATATCCAAACATAAATACTCCTTTTTGTACTACTTTTTATATAAATTATAATTTGTATTGTAACAATCTATATCTATAAATATCGCATTTAACTCTTTTATGTTCACAATACTTCATCAAACATGAACCCATTCTTTTTCTATTTTTTGTTATTTATTATTATATCATTAATAAAATTATAATTCATTGTTTAGAATTATTTTTCTTATGTTTTTAATGTATCTTGTTAACTCTAAAGCATCAATTTAGAGTGCTTAAGTATCAGTGCTACTGTTGTACTATGATAAAATCATTTTTATGAATCTTTGCGAATACCTACTGCCCTTAATGGGCCAAGTAAAGACATTCTAGCAAGTATCAGTGCCATTTCATCTGGAGATTCTTTCATGTTTTTTTCAAGCCAATATTGAATTACACCTAAGTCTGCTGAAAGTATATATTGTATAAAATATTCTTCTGAAATTACTCCCTCATCTATATTAAAATTTCTTGACTTTTGTTTCTCAAACAAATTGATTTCAATAAATCTTTTTATTTTTCTTTCAAAAGTAGGGTCACCTTTAGGACCTAAAATA
This sequence is a window from Clostridioides difficile. Protein-coding genes within it:
- a CDS encoding metalloregulator ArsR/SmtB family transcription factor gives rise to the protein MREEINDCSCNIIHEEIVTEAKSTMPDEEMLYDLAELFKVFGDTTRVKILYALFANEMCVCDIASLLNMTHSAISHQLRVLKQARLVKFRRDGKTVYYSLDDSHISQIFDCGLNHIRETYK
- a CDS encoding heavy metal translocating P-type ATPase; this encodes MEANNLIKKEFILGGLNCAHCAEEINNKVSKLQEVKSSNLNFINKKLTVNIENSFDEENTIEKIIEIIDSTEPGLNIQISSKDNKISNKTSIKKEFILGGLNCAHCAEEINNKVSKLKEVESSNLNFVNKKLTVNIISTFEEDTVVNKIKEIIDSTEPGLDIQVESSDKTKSRMVEKSETVSDTNKKELIPLIIGALVYIFGIYQTATGFESQFSNIVFIVAYVIVGGDVLLRALRNITKGRVFDENFLMALATVGALLIGELSEAVGVMLFYKIGEYLQGVAVGKSRKSITSLMQIRPDYANLKVNSEVKVVSPEEVNIGDIIVVKPGEKVPLDGFVIDGVSMLDTSALTGESVLREVEKGDEILSGVINKNALLTIEVTKSFGESTVSKILDLVENSSMKKSKTENFISKFSRYYTPIVVIAALLIAFVPPLVISGEVFSDWLYRGLIFLVVSCPCALVLSIPLSFFSGIGFASKNGILIKGSNYLEALRSVDTVVFDKTGTLTKGVFNVTKLNPVGISEEELLQYAALAEVNSNHPIAKSILSYYSKKIDLNTIDSYEEIAAYGIRVKYNGELILAGNEKLMKKENIFYSPAKEVGTVVYIAVDKMYRGYIVISDEIKEDSKNAIRSLKSIGVKKVVMLTGDNEKVAKNIAQELELDVVYSNLLPNEKVDRLEELYEGRTEKEKIAFVGDGINDAPVLARADVGIAMGGLGSDAAIEAADVVLMTDEPSKISKAIEIANKTNKIVWQNIIFALGVKIIVMALGAGGIATMWEAIFADVGVALIAVLNAMRAMR
- a CDS encoding HAD-IB family hydrolase, which gives rise to MKNIAAFFDIDGTLYRDSLMVEHFKKLIKYDIIDQKNWYKHARDTFMDWDKRQGNYDDYLLEICNLYVDSLKGLDKTCINFTSDQVIKLKADRVYKYTRSRIDWHLNQGHIVIFISGSPGFLVEKMAKKYNVTDFLGSDYVFENDIFTGTVIPMWDSISKNNAINNFVVKYDLDLLNSYAYGDTNGDINMLKRVGNPIAINPTKELLAQISLNKEISKNVEIIVERKDIIYSLSTDVNMVDI
- a CDS encoding DUF5685 family protein; this translates as MFGYVKINKMDLTFREYDHYKAYYCGLCKYLKRNHGEISRFSLNYDITFLIILLTSVYKPESTSTEEVCVVSPLKKKKIITNDITEYAASMNVLLTYYKLEDNLMDDKRIKDKLAYYIYKNKLNLAYEKYPEKAEYIKQQLNELNKLEKDKNINIDEVSNVFGNIMGEVFAYKKDENERNLRMIGFNIGKYIYLLDAYEDLDEDFKKGRYNPFIEYIDKNDELKEKVKKIIVTSLGFLARGIDNLNLNLNVGIIENIIYSGVYLRYMNILESRGGKNVQ
- a CDS encoding EFR1 family ferrodoxin (N-terminal region resembles flavodoxins. C-terminal ferrodoxin region binds two 4Fe-4S clusters.); translation: MNKICIFYFSGTGMTSYIVNKIKQEFENQHIYVDCIRIENIKMSNIHLTSYDSVGIAYPVHSFNAPKIVLDFVKHLPKTDSMDTFIIHTAGEEHYINYASSNLLIKRLNTKGFKVFYNKLFAMPSNFMIKYDDQKTKELINDADKTIPLTVHNLINRISYLPTSRTSVKFLAFFGRLEWYGARILGKFFYVKDTCTHCGKCANNCPKHNINITKYKVKFNWSCCLCMRCIYNCPEQSVYIHQPFKFIRLDSWYDSNIFTNK
- a CDS encoding GNAT family N-acetyltransferase, with translation MNFESDYIDIFAIHTFVVHPDFVKCGVGKKLIDFSVNYVKDLK